One window from the genome of Glycine soja cultivar W05 chromosome 12, ASM419377v2, whole genome shotgun sequence encodes:
- the LOC114379981 gene encoding uncharacterized protein LOC114379981 isoform X1, translating to MSEVLTMADVTANLQAATTASTPYALPTNLPLLSAFLSFALAQFLKIFTSWYKEKRWDSKRLLDSGGMPSSHSATVSALAVAIGLQEGAGSTAFAVAVVLACIVMYDASGVRLHAGRQAELLNQIVCELPPEHPCSNVRPLRDSLGHTPLQVVAGGILGCIIAFLMRRSS from the exons ATGAGCGAAGTGTTGACGATGGCGGACGTCACGGCGAACTTGCAAGCAGCAACCACCGCATCCACCCCTTACGCGCTCCCCACCAATCTCCCTCTCCTCTCCGCTTTCCTCTCCTTCGCTCTCGCACAGTTCCTCAAGATCTTCACCTCCTG GTATAAGGAAAAGAGATGGGATTCTAAAAGGCTGCTTGATTCGGGTGGAATGCCTTCGTCACATTCTGCAACAGTCTCGGCTCTGGCTGTTGCTATAGGTCTCCAAGAAGGGGCAGGATCAACTGCTTTTGCAGTTGCCGTGGTCTTGGCGTGTATT GTCATGTATGATGCCTCGGGAGTTAGACTTCATGCAGGTAGACAAGCAGAA TTGCTTAATCAAATTGTGTGCGAACTACCTCCAGAACATCCTTGTTCCAATGTCAGACCTCTGCGTGATTCACTTGGTCATACTCCACTTCAG GTTGTTGCCGGTGGCATATTGGGATGCATTATAGCATTTTTGATGAGAAGATCAAGTTAA
- the LOC114379981 gene encoding uncharacterized protein LOC114379981 isoform X2, translating into MSEVLTMADVTANLQAATTASTPYALPTNLPLLSAFLSFALAQFLKIFTSWYKEKRWDSKRLLDSGGMPSSHSATVSALAVAIGLQEGAGSTAFAVAVVLACIVMYDASGVRLHAGRQAELLNQIVCELPPEHPCSNVRPLRDSLGHTPLQM; encoded by the exons ATGAGCGAAGTGTTGACGATGGCGGACGTCACGGCGAACTTGCAAGCAGCAACCACCGCATCCACCCCTTACGCGCTCCCCACCAATCTCCCTCTCCTCTCCGCTTTCCTCTCCTTCGCTCTCGCACAGTTCCTCAAGATCTTCACCTCCTG GTATAAGGAAAAGAGATGGGATTCTAAAAGGCTGCTTGATTCGGGTGGAATGCCTTCGTCACATTCTGCAACAGTCTCGGCTCTGGCTGTTGCTATAGGTCTCCAAGAAGGGGCAGGATCAACTGCTTTTGCAGTTGCCGTGGTCTTGGCGTGTATT GTCATGTATGATGCCTCGGGAGTTAGACTTCATGCAGGTAGACAAGCAGAA TTGCTTAATCAAATTGTGTGCGAACTACCTCCAGAACATCCTTGTTCCAATGTCAGACCTCTGCGTGATTCACTTGGTCATACTCCACTTCAG ATGTGA